One stretch of Niallia sp. XMNu-256 DNA includes these proteins:
- the ileS gene encoding isoleucine--tRNA ligase, producing the protein MDYKDTLLMPKTDFPMRGNLPKREPEIQAKWEEVDIYKLVQERTKDRPMFVLHDGPPYANGDIHMGHALNKVLKDFIVRYKSMSGYNAPYVPGWDTHGLPIEQALTNKGVKRKEMTVAEFRNLCEKYAYEQIDNQRTQFKRLGVRGDWDRPYITLEPAYEAQQIKVFGEMAKKGYIYKGLKPVYWSPTSESALAEAEIEYKDKKSPSIYVGFKVKDGKGVLDTDVEIVIWTTTPWTIPANLGISVHPDLKYVVVSVKDRKYLVAEALLESVKNEIGWEEAEVVQTIKGQELDRMVASHPIYGRDSLVMLGEHVTTDAGTGCVHTAPGHGEDDFYIGQKYDLDVLCPVDDKGVMTKEAPGFEGLFYDKANKAITEKLEEVGALLKLSFITHSYPHDWRTKKPIIFRATAQWFASIKDFRAELLEAVKETKWVPAWGETRLFNMVRDRGDWCISRQRAWGVPIPVFYAENGEPIITDETIEHVSNLFRKHGSNVWFEREAKDLLPEGFIHQGSPNGIFTKETDIMDVWFDSGSSHQAVLLERDDLQRPADLYLEGSDQYRGWFNSSLSTAVAVTGKAPYKGVLSHGFALDGEGRKMSKSLGNVVIPAKVMNQYGADILRLWVASVDYQADVRVSDAILKQVAEVYRKIRNTFRFLLGNLTDFNPEKDTVAYGDLREVDQFMLAKLNRLVKQVRDHYENYEYASIYHEVNNFCTLDLSSFYLDFAKDILYIEAKDQSDRRCIQTVLYESLLSLTKLVAPILSHTADEVWSFIPAVKEQSVQLTDMPEVKEVPQAEELLTKWSKFMNLRDDVLKALEEARNEKVIGKSLTAKVTLYVKDDTKELLESINENLQQLFIVSDFEIAGSYAQAPEQAVKLDHAAIVITKAEGETCDRCWTVTPHVGKVAEHPTLCKRCAEVVKENYSHLA; encoded by the coding sequence TAAATTAGTTCAAGAAAGAACAAAAGATCGTCCGATGTTTGTATTGCATGATGGACCTCCATATGCAAATGGCGATATTCATATGGGTCATGCCTTAAATAAAGTTTTAAAAGATTTTATTGTTCGATACAAGTCAATGAGTGGTTACAATGCTCCGTATGTTCCAGGTTGGGATACTCACGGCTTACCAATTGAGCAAGCATTAACAAATAAAGGTGTAAAACGTAAAGAAATGACGGTTGCAGAATTTAGAAATCTTTGTGAAAAGTATGCATATGAGCAAATTGATAATCAGCGTACACAATTCAAGCGTCTAGGGGTTCGTGGTGATTGGGACCGTCCATACATTACGTTAGAGCCTGCTTACGAAGCACAACAAATTAAAGTGTTTGGTGAAATGGCAAAAAAGGGCTACATTTATAAAGGGTTAAAACCAGTCTATTGGTCTCCAACGAGTGAATCAGCCTTAGCTGAAGCGGAAATTGAATATAAAGATAAGAAATCCCCGTCTATTTATGTTGGATTTAAGGTAAAAGATGGAAAAGGTGTATTGGATACTGATGTTGAAATTGTGATTTGGACGACAACTCCATGGACGATTCCGGCAAACCTTGGGATTTCAGTACATCCGGATTTAAAATACGTCGTAGTTTCAGTAAAAGATCGAAAATATCTTGTGGCAGAAGCTTTACTAGAATCGGTGAAAAATGAAATTGGCTGGGAAGAGGCAGAAGTAGTGCAAACCATTAAAGGCCAAGAATTAGATCGAATGGTTGCATCCCATCCCATTTATGGAAGAGATTCTCTTGTTATGTTAGGGGAACACGTAACAACAGATGCGGGTACAGGTTGTGTTCATACAGCACCAGGACATGGGGAAGATGACTTTTATATTGGTCAAAAATATGACTTAGATGTGCTATGTCCTGTTGATGATAAAGGTGTCATGACCAAGGAAGCACCTGGATTTGAAGGATTGTTTTATGATAAAGCGAATAAAGCGATTACAGAAAAGTTAGAAGAAGTAGGGGCCTTATTAAAACTAAGCTTTATTACTCACTCATATCCACATGATTGGAGAACCAAAAAACCGATCATTTTCCGTGCAACTGCCCAATGGTTTGCTTCCATTAAAGATTTTAGAGCAGAATTATTAGAAGCAGTGAAAGAAACAAAATGGGTTCCAGCTTGGGGCGAAACAAGATTATTTAATATGGTACGAGATCGTGGAGATTGGTGTATTTCTAGGCAGCGTGCATGGGGTGTGCCAATTCCAGTATTCTATGCTGAAAATGGCGAACCAATTATTACGGATGAGACAATTGAACATGTATCGAATTTATTCCGTAAGCATGGTTCAAATGTATGGTTTGAACGGGAAGCAAAAGATTTACTTCCAGAAGGATTTATCCATCAAGGCAGTCCGAACGGTATCTTTACAAAAGAAACTGATATTATGGATGTGTGGTTTGATTCAGGGTCTTCCCACCAAGCTGTATTGTTAGAACGTGATGACCTGCAAAGACCTGCTGATCTTTACTTAGAAGGATCTGACCAATACCGTGGTTGGTTTAACTCTTCATTGTCTACAGCAGTAGCGGTTACAGGGAAAGCACCATACAAAGGGGTATTAAGTCATGGATTTGCTTTAGATGGCGAAGGAAGAAAAATGAGTAAGTCTCTTGGTAATGTCGTGATTCCTGCAAAAGTAATGAACCAATATGGAGCTGATATTCTTCGTCTCTGGGTAGCCTCTGTTGATTATCAGGCAGATGTTCGCGTATCAGATGCGATTCTTAAACAAGTGGCTGAAGTGTATCGCAAAATTAGAAATACTTTCCGTTTCTTACTTGGAAATTTAACTGATTTTAATCCAGAAAAGGACACAGTAGCCTATGGAGATTTACGTGAAGTTGATCAATTTATGCTTGCGAAGTTAAATCGACTTGTTAAACAAGTTCGCGATCACTATGAGAATTATGAATATGCAAGTATTTATCATGAAGTAAACAATTTCTGTACCCTTGATTTGAGTTCGTTCTATCTTGATTTTGCCAAAGATATTTTATATATTGAGGCTAAAGATCAATCTGATCGTCGTTGCATTCAAACTGTGCTTTACGAAAGTTTACTTTCATTAACTAAATTAGTAGCTCCTATTTTATCTCATACTGCTGATGAGGTATGGAGTTTCATCCCTGCAGTTAAAGAGCAGAGTGTTCAATTAACAGATATGCCTGAAGTGAAGGAAGTACCTCAAGCTGAGGAATTATTAACAAAATGGTCTAAGTTTATGAATTTACGCGATGATGTTTTAAAAGCATTAGAAGAAGCTCGTAATGAGAAGGTCATTGGTAAATCTTTAACAGCGAAAGTAACATTATACGTTAAAGATGATACGAAGGAATTGCTGGAATCGATTAATGAAAATCTACAACAACTTTTCATTGTTTCTGATTTTGAAATCGCCGGTTCTTATGCACAAGCTCCAGAGCAAGCAGTAAAGCTTGATCATGCGGCAATTGTCATTACCAAAGCAGAAGGTGAAACATGTGATCGTTGTTGGACAGTCACTCCACATGTTGGTAAAGTAGCGGAACATCCAACCCTTTGTAAACGTTGTGCAGAAGTGGTGAAAGAAAACTACAGCCATTTAGCTTAA